A single region of the Flavobacteriales bacterium genome encodes:
- a CDS encoding insulinase family protein codes for MKRILYLAVATSTILAACNQGSNTKLPEGVKLIEKVEKAKDGLSVPYEKYELDNGLKVIIHEDHSDPIVHVDVTYHVGSAREEPMHSGFAHFFEHMMFQGSDHVADEEHFKTVSESGGTLNGTTNKDRTNYFETLPSNQLERALWLEADRMGFLLDAVTQKKFEVQRATVKNERGQSYDNRPYGLVGEKVMQAQYPQTHPYHWPTIGYLEDLDRANVDDLKNFFLRWYGPNNAALTVAGDVDPAQVLELVKKYFGTIPRGAEVVNQTVERSVLDEDRYISYEDQIRFPLIQFSYPTVPNFHPDEAPLDVLSDILGGSKNSLFYKNFQKSQMAIQASVQHPCQELAGQFQLTVLPYPGKTLAEMEEMIRATLKEFEERGVNEDDLKRFKSSFESQMISGLETVSGKARQLASYQYIHDNPNYVAQDLKRYMDVTAEDVMRVYNTYIKDQHPVILSVTPKGMPQLKAHDDTFVYVRDTTLKANMAQYEGLVYNKPTPEEDGFDRNVKPAPGPSPVIKVPAFWETSFDNGMKLIGAKNDEIPKVYLRLGIKAGHRYEDAAKAGLANLVGDMLGETTQSYSAEELSGELEKLGSSIDVYTSDDEIVVNVSSLTKNLDGTLKLLEEVLMKPRFTEDDFNRLKMEQMESISNQVNQPTTLANNQFDKVLYGEGHILSVPAIGTEATLGGVTLTDVQEFYENKFAPNITNLVVVGDVEKDDILGKLDFLKAWEKKDVSFPEEPATPEPAATKIYLVDKPGAAQSEIRMGYLALPFDATGDYYKAKLMNFNLGGNFNSRINLDLREDKGWTYGSYTYFSGTEEKGPFTAGGAFKREATDSAVAAFIEHFKEFAKDGIKDDELAFLKSSVGQKDALKYEAGYQKTGFLNTILRFGLDANYTDEQNEILKNLTKEDVNKLAAEYIQPDKMAIVVVGDKSVVYDGLSKLPYEIEVVNLSMDAPKD; via the coding sequence ATGAAGCGAATTCTCTACTTGGCGGTCGCCACATCTACCATCTTGGCCGCCTGCAACCAAGGAAGCAACACCAAACTTCCTGAAGGTGTCAAACTCATTGAAAAGGTCGAAAAGGCCAAAGACGGACTTTCCGTCCCTTACGAGAAATACGAATTGGACAATGGTCTGAAAGTGATCATTCACGAAGATCATTCCGACCCGATCGTGCATGTGGATGTGACCTACCACGTGGGTTCGGCACGTGAGGAACCGATGCATTCCGGTTTCGCGCACTTCTTCGAGCACATGATGTTCCAAGGTTCAGACCACGTGGCCGATGAAGAACACTTCAAAACCGTGTCTGAATCGGGTGGTACACTGAACGGAACCACCAATAAGGACAGAACCAACTACTTCGAAACGCTACCAAGCAACCAATTGGAACGTGCGCTTTGGTTGGAGGCTGACCGCATGGGTTTCCTTTTGGATGCGGTAACGCAAAAGAAATTTGAGGTGCAGCGCGCCACGGTTAAGAACGAGCGCGGCCAGAGCTACGACAACCGCCCGTACGGTTTGGTGGGCGAAAAGGTGATGCAGGCGCAATACCCGCAGACGCATCCTTACCACTGGCCGACCATCGGGTACTTGGAAGACCTTGACCGCGCCAACGTGGACGACCTCAAGAACTTCTTCCTCCGTTGGTATGGGCCGAACAATGCGGCCTTGACCGTTGCTGGAGACGTAGACCCAGCGCAGGTGTTGGAACTGGTGAAGAAGTATTTCGGAACCATTCCACGCGGAGCCGAAGTGGTGAATCAAACAGTTGAGCGTTCGGTTTTGGATGAGGACCGTTACATCTCTTACGAGGATCAGATCCGTTTTCCGCTTATCCAGTTCTCCTACCCTACCGTTCCTAATTTCCATCCGGACGAAGCTCCGTTGGATGTGCTTTCAGACATCTTGGGAGGAAGCAAGAACTCGCTTTTCTACAAGAATTTCCAGAAATCTCAGATGGCCATTCAGGCATCTGTTCAGCATCCTTGCCAGGAATTGGCAGGGCAGTTCCAACTGACGGTTCTTCCTTACCCTGGAAAAACCTTGGCCGAAATGGAAGAAATGATCCGTGCCACGCTGAAGGAGTTTGAGGAAAGAGGCGTGAACGAAGACGACCTGAAGCGTTTCAAGTCATCCTTCGAAAGTCAGATGATCAGCGGATTAGAGACCGTTTCGGGCAAAGCAAGGCAACTGGCATCATACCAGTACATCCACGACAATCCGAATTACGTTGCTCAGGACCTGAAGCGCTACATGGACGTGACCGCTGAAGATGTGATGCGGGTGTACAACACGTACATCAAGGATCAGCATCCGGTCATTCTGAGCGTGACCCCGAAGGGAATGCCACAGCTGAAAGCGCATGACGACACCTTCGTTTATGTGCGTGATACAACGCTGAAAGCGAACATGGCCCAGTACGAAGGACTGGTTTACAACAAGCCAACGCCAGAGGAAGACGGTTTCGACCGAAACGTGAAGCCTGCTCCGGGTCCAAGCCCGGTCATCAAGGTTCCAGCATTCTGGGAAACGTCATTCGACAATGGCATGAAACTGATCGGTGCCAAGAACGATGAGATCCCAAAGGTTTACCTGCGTTTGGGCATCAAGGCCGGACACCGCTACGAGGATGCCGCCAAGGCAGGACTTGCCAACCTTGTGGGCGACATGCTGGGTGAAACGACCCAAAGCTATTCTGCCGAAGAGCTTTCCGGTGAATTGGAGAAATTGGGAAGTTCCATCGATGTTTACACCAGCGATGACGAGATCGTTGTGAACGTTAGCTCGCTCACCAAGAACTTGGACGGCACGCTCAAGTTGCTCGAAGAGGTGTTGATGAAACCACGTTTCACCGAAGACGATTTCAACCGTTTGAAGATGGAGCAGATGGAATCCATTTCCAATCAGGTGAACCAACCGACCACGTTGGCAAACAACCAATTTGACAAGGTGCTTTATGGCGAAGGCCACATCCTGTCCGTTCCGGCCATCGGCACAGAGGCCACACTTGGTGGCGTTACGCTAACCGATGTGCAGGAATTCTACGAGAACAAGTTTGCACCGAACATCACCAACTTGGTGGTTGTGGGCGATGTGGAGAAAGATGACATTCTCGGTAAACTCGATTTCCTGAAAGCATGGGAGAAGAAGGATGTTTCCTTCCCAGAAGAGCCTGCTACTCCAGAGCCTGCCGCTACCAAGATCTACTTGGTTGACAAGCCGGGTGCTGCGCAGAGCGAGATCCGCATGGGTTACCTCGCGCTGCCATTCGATGCCACAGGCGATTACTACAAGGCCAAGCTGATGAACTTCAACCTTGGTGGTAACTTTAACAGCCGCATCAATCTCGATCTGCGGGAGGACAAGGGTTGGACCTACGGTTCGTACACCTACTTCTCAGGCACGGAAGAAAAAGGTCCGTTCACTGCCGGGGGCGCCTTTAAGCGCGAAGCGACCGACAGCGCGGTGGCGGCCTTTATCGAGCACTTCAAGGAGTTCGCCAAGGATGGCATCAAGGATGACGAACTGGCCTTCCTGAAAAGTTCTGTCGGACAGAAAGACGCGTTGAAATACGAGGCAGGGTATCAGAAAACAGGATTCCTGAACACGATCCTCCGCTTTGGATTGGATGCCAACTATACGGACGAGCAGAACGAGATCCTGAAAAATCTCACCAAAGAAGATGTGAACAAACTGGCTGCCGAGTACATCCAACCGGATAAGATGGCCATTGTGGTGGTGGGCGACAAATCGGTGGTTTACGATGGCCTCAGCAAACTGCCTTACGAAATTGAGGTGGTGAACCTGAGCATGGACGCACCGAAAGATTAA